A single genomic interval of Deltaproteobacteria bacterium harbors:
- a CDS encoding thioredoxin family protein, with the protein MFSRRLCEIFCVGAVFAMSATAFAQDLVGKTAPAFSLVDQNGKTHTLADYSGKTVVLEWTNPGCPFVVRHYEAGTMKRVAEDAAKDDVVWLAVNSSYFTKTAESTEWAKKHGHTFPTLHDADGKVGKAYGAVTTPHMFVVNAQGQVAYEGAIDSDAWVKDAKATNYVASALADLKAKRAVAKNHVKPYGCSVKYKR; encoded by the coding sequence ATGTTCAGTCGTCGATTGTGTGAGATTTTTTGTGTGGGTGCAGTATTCGCAATGAGTGCCACTGCTTTTGCCCAAGACCTTGTAGGTAAGACAGCCCCAGCTTTTTCTCTTGTTGACCAAAATGGCAAGACCCATACGCTGGCAGATTATTCAGGAAAGACAGTCGTCTTAGAATGGACCAATCCGGGATGCCCATTTGTGGTTCGCCATTATGAGGCAGGCACGATGAAGCGCGTGGCCGAAGATGCCGCGAAGGATGATGTTGTGTGGCTTGCTGTAAACTCATCTTATTTTACGAAAACAGCCGAAAGCACCGAATGGGCGAAAAAGCATGGTCATACGTTCCCCACACTCCACGATGCGGATGGCAAAGTCGGCAAAGCTTACGGGGCAGTGACCACGCCGCATATGTTTGTCGTGAATGCTCAAGGGCAAGTTGCATACGAAGGCGCGATTGATTCGGATGCGTGGGTAAAAGATGCGAAGGCAACGAATTATGTGGCATCTGCACTGGCTGATTTAAAGGCTAAGCGGGCTGTGGCCAAGAACCACGTCAAACCCTACGGCTGCAGCGTGAAGTACAAGCGTTAG